GGCCGCCGCCGTCAAGGAAGCCGACGAGCTGGCGAAGCTGGCGCAGAAGGATCCGAAGGACCTGTCGGTCGAGGAGTTCGACCGGCTCAACGCCGGGTTCAAGAAGTACGCGAACGACGAGCTGTTCTCCGAGCGGTTCGCCACGAAGGTCGGTCCGCAGAAGATCCTCGAGTTCTGGACGGGAATCAACGACCCGGCCCGCGGCAACTACGAGCTGGGGCACGAGCGGCTCGACCAGTTCGACGACCTCCAGCGCAACCTCGGCATGTCGCTGGCCCACGCGACGCAGAGCGACTCGACCGCGATGTACGAGTGGAAGTCCAAGATGATCGACTTGGGCGACAAGCCGCTCTACGGCGATCGTGGCGGGCCGATGGGTTTCCAGGTCATGAGCAACCTCATGCGGACCGGCGACTACGACGACCGGTTCATGGAGGACTACGGCACCAAACTCATGGCCACCGAGCGCAAGCTCACCGGCGACGGCGAGCACCGCAACCTGGCGTGGCAGCACATGGGCATGGACCCCTGGCTCAACCGGATCGGCGAGGACAGCGGTTCCGACCCGCTCACGGGCTACCTGAAGGGCCTGTCCAACAGCCCTGACGCGGCCACCTCGTTCTTCAACGAGGAGTACACGCCGAAGGACGGCGACAAGGCGGCGGCCAGCAATTTCAAGTACCTCTTCGAGGACCGGGAGTGGCCGCAGGAGTCCGACATGCACGGCGACGACCTCAACACCGGGCGCAACAACCTCGCCCTGGCGCTGGAGGCCGGAACGACCGGGCATCCGGCGGGCGAGCTGCCGACGGCGGACACTCCGGCGCACACCGCCGATCAGGCCGGGCTGATGCGAGACCTCGTCAACTCCATCTCCGAGGACCCGAACCGCCTCAAGGACCACGACTACATGTCGGACAGCATCGGGCAGATCGGGTCCGAGTACCTGCCCGACATCCACCGGGCGATGGCCGACGGCCCCACGGTCGGCAACGGCGACAAGTCCGGATGGAACCTGCTGTACCCGAACGACGGCGCGGACGCGAAACTCGATCACAGCGCCGTGTCCCGCTTCCTGGTCACGGCAAGCCAGAACCCGGAGGGGTACAGCGCGCTGAGCGTCGGCGAGAAGGCTTACACCGCCAACCTGATGGACTACCACCTGAACCCCGACCTCCCCGAGGACCAGCGCTACCCGCACGACGCGAAGGACACGATCACCAGCCTGTCGCGCAAGTCCGGGGAGTTCAGCGGTCTGCTCGCCCAGGGCCGGCAGGAAGCGGTGCTCGGCCCGGCGAACGAGAAGGACGGCGACTTCGACTACGCCGTCAGCCAGAAGAAGAACGTCATCTCGGGCATCGTCGGTACGGGTGTCGGCATCGGTACGAGCTTCATCGCCTCCCCCGTGGTCGGCGCGGCCGCGGGCGGCGCCGCGGGCACCGTGACATCGGTGGTGATGGAGGCGTTCTTCAAGGACGACTCGGGCCAGTACCGCTCGGAAGCCGGTCATGACATCGCGACGCGGTGGGAGACGATCAAGGACACCACCACGAACGTCAACTACGCGGCGGCCACCGAGGCCGCCAAGGCGCACCACGCGGGCTACTCGGACCAGATCGACACCTGGGTCAGCGAAGGCACCGCGACGGGCTTCAACGACGCCAACACCGACATCCACGCAATGGCCAAGGACCTCGACACCGAGATTCCGGACTGATGCTGCGTGACCTGATTCTGCGCGACCTGATTCTGCGTGACCCACCGGCACGATCACCGAAGGCGATGGAAGACGTCATGCAAGGACTCCCGCGGGAGAGAGCACGTTCGGTCTTGGCGGCGGCACTCGGTGCGGCGTCGCTCGTCGCTTCGGTGGCCGGCTGTTCGTCGTCCGCACCCGAGCGGGAGTACGCGACGCCGAAGGAACTGTGCGGCATCAAGGTGTCAGCCGGTTCCCTGGAGCCGCTGCTGCCGCCGGGGAAGAAGATCGCGGTCGAGCCCACGGCGGCGGTCGGCGTGAAGCGCTGTCGCCTTGAGGTCGACGGGAAGGTCGTGTTCTCCACCAGTGTGGAGAAGCGGGGCGCCGACACCTCGGCCCGTGATGTCGCCACGTCCGCGATCGGCGTCAATCCGAACGACCCCAGCGCGGACAACGGCCGGTTCATCTACTCGAAGACCGGGGCCGTCGGTCGCGTGGAGTGCTCGAAGTCAGCCGGTGCGGACAGCTCGTTCTGGGTGACGGCACGCGTCTCGGACGACGCGGATCCGGCGGACATGCACCGGTTCGTCAAGGAGTACGCGACGGCGGCGGCCGGTTCGGGGTCCTGCGCCGAGGGGTGAGTGCTCTCAGCAGGTCCTCTTGTGGCTCGTCGCCGCGAGCTCGTACCGGGCTTGCGGGGGCAACTTCCCATCTCTCCGCCCGTGAAAGGACGCAGCAGACGGGGGGCTCAGGTGTGACCGGACCTCGACGATTCGGCACCTCGGTGCGGGAGGGCGTCCATCTAAGAACCCGGCCAGACGTGAGGACGATCGGCCGCGCCAGGCCCTCCCGAGCACCTGGCAGCGGCTCTCACTCTCCTATTCCGCCTCGCGAGAGACGCGGTGAAGTCGAAAGGTCAGCTCGCAGCCGGGGAAGGAGTCTCGTCGGCCTTGATGTCGAAGTTGACGTTGTCGCCGTCGACCGAGGAAACCTTGACCGTCACGCCCAGCGTGGTGCCGTCACTCGCCGTGAGCGTGCAGCGGCCGGTGTTGCCGACCTTCCCGACGAGGTCCTCGGGGCAGGTGACGTCCGGCTTCGGCTGGCCCGTGGTGGCGGCGAGCTTTTCGGCGACCGTGTCGGCGAGCTTGCTCTTGGAAATCTTCGGGTCGGACTTCCCCACGCTCACCGACCCCGAGCAGCCGACGAGCAGCGCACCGGCGGCTACGGCCGACAGGGCCCACGTTGCGGCGGAGAGACGGGACTTAATCATGGGGAGATCCGTTCCGGTGGTCGGAGAGGCAGGTCACAGAAGGCCGGAAGGGCAGACCGCCCCTTCGGCGCGCCCAGCAAATGGCGCACAGGAGATACCTACTTGGCGCACATTTCTGAAATTGGGGCAAATCGGAAAGCTCCGCAGACTCTTCGCGTCACCAGCAAAGAATCTCCACTCGCGCAATCTCAGGCTGCCGTCACGAGGCCAACCTCGGTCCACAGGAGCACATGGCGTCGACGATAATCTCGCCCCGTGGAACAGCTGCTTCAGATCCTGGCGAAGATCGTCTTCTTCGCATTCATTGCGGGAATGTTCACACTCGTCATCAGGGCGTTCGTCCGCAACAGCCGAGAGCACGACCGGATCCGGAAAGGCTGGGCCGACCTCGAAGGGGTCGCCGCCGCGCGTGGCTGGACCTATGAGCGGCGCTCGCCCGGACGGGCCACCGAGTACTGCGGCGTGGGCCCGATGCCGGGCAAGGGCTCGGGCCTGACCGCGTGGCACTACATCACAGGGGAGTTCCGCGGCCACTCCTTCAAATGCTTCGAGTACCGCTACACGGATCCCATGTCGCCCACCACCCAGTCCGGGAGCAGGAAGCTCACGTACGAGTCGGTGTTCCTCGTCTCGGCGCCCGGCCCAGGGCCGTTCATGCAAATGGGGCGACCGAGCAAGCTGGACAGGGTGATGGGCCGAAGGCCCAGGACACTGCTCGGTGAACCGGAATTCGATAAGAAGTTCCGAGTTGCCGCGGATGACGAAGCTTTTATCCGGAACATCCTGACTGATGACGTGAGGGCCTTCTTCCTTTCGGATCAGCGTGCCGAGAAGAACCCGCTTCGAGTGCGCGACGACGAACTGTTCACGTGGTACACCGGCACCATGACTCCGCAAGACATCGAGGACCGGTTGAACTATCTGTGCGACGTTGTGGAACGAATTCCCGCTCAGGCGTGGACAGCCGCCTGAGAGAAAGCAAAGCACCCCTTGCCCGGATCAGGTATGCACCGGCGAAGGGGTGCTTTGCGTGTGGGGCAAGCTTTGACGCTCAGCACTCGCCGTTGTTCGTCGTCACCGTCAGGCGGTACGCCCGCTCGGTGACCGTTCCCTCGTCGCCGTTGATACCCGGCGGCGTGTAGTCGTCCTTCGCGCGCCGGGTGCGTTCGATGTGTGTGCAGAAGGCCGCGTCCGCGCCGTCCGCCTGCACCGTGAAGTACGCGTCGGTGTCCGTGTTCGTGCCGGCCGGGCCGGCGTCCACGCCTGCCTGGGGTGCTCCCCCGCCGCCGTACTGGATCACCTTGTCCTCGAGCAGGGACGCGTAGTCGTCGAAGTAGGCGGAGTCGGTGGTGAGTCCGTCGTCTCGGTACATCCAGCCGTCCAGGTCGTCCGTGGCCTGACGTACCGCGCTGGTCAGTTCGTCGTCGCTCCAGCCCGAGTCGGCGGAGACCCTCAGCAGGCTGAACCCTTCGAACACCATGACGCCGGCCAGGACGAGGAAGATCACGCGGCCCGTGACGAACGCGGCGTCGGGGAGGTCGGGCGCGGACGGGTTGAGGCTGTGGCGCCAGCCGCGTACGCGGTCCGCCTTGACGCAGGCGGCCGCCACCAGCACGGCGGCGATGCCGAAGCTGAGCGCGATCATCGCGCTCACGCCCCGCTCGCCGTCCTCCGGCCCCGTCGCCGCCGCGCGTCCCGTACCGCGACCGCCGCCCCGCCCAGGCCCGCCACCAGCACCGCCGTGCCGACGACCGTGTACGTGGCCAGGCGGGTGTCGCGCTGTTCCGCTGTTTCGCCGAAGTGGAGTTTCGCCGCCGTAGGAGCCTCCGCCCGGGTGACCCCCTCGTCGGGGGACGGGGACTCGATCGGGTGATCCGGATCCTCCGTGACCGCGCGGACGGGGTCGACGACACCCCAGCCGACGAGGCGGTCGTGACCCACGGTCGAGCGTTCCGCGGTCTGTTCGATCTGGGCGACGACCTCGGCCGCCGTCCAGTCGGGGTGCTTCGCCTTGACGAGGGCCGCCACTCCGGCCACGTACGGGGCGGAGAAGCTGGTTCCGTTGTCCGAGCAGTGGCCACCGCCGGGAACCGTGGAGACCATGTCCACGCCCGGCGCTGCCACGCCCACGAAATCGCCCTGCTGGGAGAACGCGGCGCGTTCGTTGTTGCGGTCCGAGGACGCGACCGC
The DNA window shown above is from Streptomyces sp. NBC_01445 and carries:
- a CDS encoding DUF4333 domain-containing protein: MIKSRLSAATWALSAVAAGALLVGCSGSVSVGKSDPKISKSKLADTVAEKLAATTGQPKPDVTCPEDLVGKVGNTGRCTLTASDGTTLGVTVKVSSVDGDNVNFDIKADETPSPAAS